In Blattabacterium cuenoti, the genomic stretch CTATAAACTTATTGAAAAATTCAAATTCAGATGTAGCAATAGAATTTAGTCAACCTCATTCTGCTTTCAATAATATAAAAATTTGCATCGAAAATAATATTCCTATAGTAAGTGGAACGACAGGATGGTTAAAAAAATTTGAAATTATTAAAGAAATATGTAAGGAAAAAAATGGATCCTTTTTATATGCTTCAAATTTTAGTATAGGAATGAACATCTTCTTTGAAATTAATAAAAAATTATCAAAATTATTACATTTATATTCTAGAGATTATGAAGTAACAATAGAAGAAATTCATCACAAAGAAAAAATAGATATCCCTAGTGGGACAGCTATATCTTTAGCAAAAGATATAGTTAATAATAAAATGAAAAAGACATGGAGTTTGTATGAAAAAAAAACAAAAAATCAAATTTTGATTTTATCAAAAAGATTCAATAATATACCAGGAATACATATTGTAAAATATGAATCTAAAATAGAGGAGATCAAAATCAAACATAAAGCTCATAACAGAGAAGGATTTGCTTTAGGTGCTGTTATTGCTGCAGAATGGATTCAAAATAAAAAAGGTATTTTTTCTATGAAAGAAGTTTTAGGAATATAAATATCTTTGTATGTTCCAATATTTTATTTTAAGTGTAATTTTTTTATTTTTTGAACATTTGATTCATATTTTAGGAACATGGAGTTTTTATAAAAAATTAGGGTTAAAATGTTGGAAAATTTTTATTCCTATATACAACATTTTTATTCTTTTAAAAATTTATAAAAGATCTATTTTTTGGATTTTTTTATTATTCATTCCATTAACTAGCATAATGTTATTTCTTATTTTATGGATGGATTTGATTTTCACTTTTTATAAAAAAACAAATAAAAATATCATTTTATTCTTATTATCTGCAGGTCTATATATTTTTTATATAAATTATTTTAAAAATATTCATACACTAAAAATTGAAAATCAAAATTTTCAAAAAAAAGAAAATAATATGGGAATATTATTAGCTATTATTTTTTCTTTTATTATTCATACTTATATAGTTCAACCTTTTGTCATTCCGACTTCTTCTATGGAAAGAACTTTGTTGGTGGGAGATTTTATTCTAGTCAGTAAAATTCATTATGGATTACGAATGCCTATATCTCCTATTTCTATACCTTTTACACATAATAATATCATTGGAAATATAAAATCTTATGTTTCTATTTTTCAATTTCCTTACTTTCGTTTTCCTGCCATACAATCTATTAAAAGAAATGATATAGTTGTTTTTAATTTTCCTAAAGATTATAATCATAAAATAATAGATCGAAAAGATCATTATGTCAAACGTTGTGTAGGTTTACCAGGAGATTTAATTTCTATTAAAGAAGGTATTTTATTTGTTAATCATAAAAAAGAAAAATCTTTTTTTGAAAAACAACAAGCTTATTTTGTTAAAACAGTAAATATTCCTTTAAATATAGAATATCTTAATAATAAAATGGATATTGAAGATATTCAATGTATCGAAGAAAAAAATGATGAATATTTTTATCAAATTATGTTAAACGATAAAAAAGTCACTCAAATACAAAATTTATTTGACAATATAGTTTTTATAAAAAAATATATTCTTCCTATTCATTTTAAAGAAAATTCTATATTTCCAAATCAATCTGGTTGGAATAGAGATTTTTTTGGACCATTACACGTTCCTAAAAAAGGAGAATTAATAAAATTAAACTCAAAAAACATTCATATTTATAATGAAATTTTTACTTATGAAAAAGTTGATCAATTCGATATGTTTTCAAAACAATATTATAGAGTAAAAAATAATTATTATTTCATGATGGGTGATAATAGACATAATTCATCTGATTCTCGTTATTGGGGTTTTGTACCAGAAGATCATATAGTAGGAAAACCTATATTTATATGGATGAGTATTGATTGGGATCGAAAAAATCCTTTAAATATATTTAATTGGAAATTTCGTTGGAACCGTATTATGAGAACAATAAATGATAAACATTCTTATTTATCTTTACTTTTTTTATTTTCATTTGCATATTTAATGTCTTTTTTATTTAAAAAAGAAAAATCATAAAATCAATAATAATGTTCATTTTTTATTAAAAAACTTCCTATAAAATAACCGGATAGAATTCCACCAATATGAGCAAAATGAGCAACTCCAGGAGCTAAACTAAAAACAGCAGATATAAAACTTCCGAAAATAAAAATTATAAGAGCTTTTCTTACCGCAATTGGAAAAGGAAAAGGTAAGATAAAAATCTTATGTTCAGGAAAAAATTTAGCAAAAGCACCTACTATTCCACTTACTGCTCCAGAAGCCCCCATCATAGGAGAATACATAGAAGCATAAAGATTGATTTTTTGTTCTTCATTTAAATAATCTAATGTTTTTTTAGCTTGTGAAAAGTCTAAAGTTTGAACAAAATAATATAATACACCAGTATTAAAAATAATTTGAAAT encodes the following:
- the dapB gene encoding 4-hydroxy-tetrahydrodipicolinate reductase: MNIAIIGYGKMGKSVEKIAQIRNHKISLCHDETPSINLLKNSNSDVAIEFSQPHSAFNNIKICIENNIPIVSGTTGWLKKFEIIKEICKEKNGSFLYASNFSIGMNIFFEINKKLSKLLHLYSRDYEVTIEEIHHKEKIDIPSGTAISLAKDIVNNKMKKTWSLYEKKTKNQILILSKRFNNIPGIHIVKYESKIEEIKIKHKAHNREGFALGAVIAAEWIQNKKGIFSMKEVLGI
- the lepB gene encoding signal peptidase I: MFQYFILSVIFLFFEHLIHILGTWSFYKKLGLKCWKIFIPIYNIFILLKIYKRSIFWIFLLFIPLTSIMLFLILWMDLIFTFYKKTNKNIILFLLSAGLYIFYINYFKNIHTLKIENQNFQKKENNMGILLAIIFSFIIHTYIVQPFVIPTSSMERTLLVGDFILVSKIHYGLRMPISPISIPFTHNNIIGNIKSYVSIFQFPYFRFPAIQSIKRNDIVVFNFPKDYNHKIIDRKDHYVKRCVGLPGDLISIKEGILFVNHKKEKSFFEKQQAYFVKTVNIPLNIEYLNNKMDIEDIQCIEEKNDEYFYQIMLNDKKVTQIQNLFDNIVFIKKYILPIHFKENSIFPNQSGWNRDFFGPLHVPKKGELIKLNSKNIHIYNEIFTYEKVDQFDMFSKQYYRVKNNYYFMMGDNRHNSSDSRYWGFVPEDHIVGKPIFIWMSIDWDRKNPLNIFNWKFRWNRIMRTINDKHSYLSLLFLFSFAYLMSFLFKKEKS
- a CDS encoding rhomboid family intramembrane serine protease, giving the protein MNFYTNFNSDAVKHLISINILAYTAVFVFSQYKIESIFSLYHPLDERFELYQILTHMFIHSKRLFLHIIFNMLALFMFGGQIETLLGVKKFIILYFLSGILAALFQIIFNTGVLYYFVQTLDFSQAKKTLDYLNEEQKINLYASMYSPMMGASGAVSGIVGAFAKFFPEHKIFILPFPFPIAVRKALIIFIFGSFISAVFSLAPGVAHFAHIGGILSGYFIGSFLIKNEHYY